In Streptomyces ambofaciens ATCC 23877, a single genomic region encodes these proteins:
- the atpA gene encoding F0F1 ATP synthase subunit alpha, translating into MAELTIRPEEIRDALENFVQSYKPDAASREEVGTVTLAGDGIAKVEGLPSAMANELLKFEDGTLGLALNLEEREIGCVILGEFSGIEEGQPVTRTGEVLSVAVGEGYLGRVVDPLGNPIDGLGEIETEGRRALELQAPTVMQRKSVHEPMETGYKAVDAMTPIGRGQRQLIIGDRQTGKTALAVDTIINQRDNWRTGDPNKQVRCIYVAIGQKGSTIASVRRALEENGALEYTTIVAAPASDPAGFKYLAPYTGSAIGQQWMYEGKHVLIIFDDLSKQADAYRAVSLLLRRPPGREAYPGDVFYLHSRLLERCAKLSDAEGAGSMTGLPIVETKANDVSAFIPTNVISITDGQCFLESDLFNAGQRPALNVGISVSRVGGSAQHKAMKQVSGRLRVDLAQFRELEAFAAFGSDLDAASKSQLERGQRMVELLKQDQYQPMSTEDQVVSVWAGTTGKMDEVPVADIRRFEKELLEYLHRKEQGLMTSIREGGKMSDDTLQAIAEAITAFKKQFETSDGKLLGEDAPSAAK; encoded by the coding sequence ATGGCGGAGCTCACGATCCGGCCGGAGGAGATCCGGGACGCACTGGAGAACTTCGTCCAGTCGTACAAGCCGGACGCGGCCTCGCGCGAGGAGGTCGGTACGGTCACCCTTGCCGGCGACGGCATCGCGAAGGTCGAGGGCCTGCCCTCGGCCATGGCCAACGAACTGCTGAAGTTCGAGGACGGCACCCTCGGCCTCGCCCTCAACCTGGAGGAGCGCGAGATCGGTTGCGTCATCCTCGGTGAGTTCAGCGGTATCGAGGAGGGCCAGCCGGTCACCCGCACCGGCGAGGTCCTGTCGGTCGCCGTGGGCGAGGGCTACCTCGGCCGCGTGGTCGACCCCCTCGGCAACCCGATCGACGGCCTCGGCGAGATCGAGACCGAGGGCCGCCGCGCCCTCGAACTGCAGGCCCCCACGGTCATGCAGCGCAAGTCGGTGCACGAGCCGATGGAGACGGGTTACAAGGCCGTCGACGCCATGACCCCGATCGGCCGTGGTCAGCGTCAGCTGATCATCGGCGACCGCCAGACCGGCAAGACCGCCCTGGCCGTCGACACGATCATCAACCAGCGTGACAACTGGCGCACCGGCGACCCGAACAAGCAGGTCCGCTGCATCTACGTCGCCATCGGCCAGAAGGGCTCCACCATCGCGTCGGTCCGCCGCGCGCTGGAGGAGAACGGCGCGCTGGAGTACACGACCATCGTGGCCGCCCCCGCGTCCGACCCGGCCGGCTTCAAGTACCTGGCGCCGTACACCGGCTCGGCCATCGGCCAGCAGTGGATGTACGAGGGCAAGCACGTCCTGATCATCTTCGACGACCTGTCGAAGCAGGCCGACGCCTACCGCGCCGTGTCGCTGCTGCTGCGCCGCCCGCCGGGCCGCGAGGCCTACCCGGGTGACGTCTTCTACCTGCACTCCCGTCTGCTGGAGCGCTGTGCCAAGCTCTCCGACGCCGAGGGCGCCGGTTCGATGACGGGTCTGCCGATCGTCGAGACCAAGGCCAACGACGTGTCGGCGTTCATCCCGACCAACGTCATCTCCATCACCGACGGCCAGTGCTTCCTGGAGTCCGACCTGTTCAACGCCGGTCAGCGTCCGGCCCTGAACGTCGGTATCTCGGTCTCCCGCGTCGGTGGCTCCGCCCAGCACAAGGCCATGAAGCAGGTCTCCGGCCGACTGCGCGTGGACCTCGCCCAGTTCCGTGAGCTGGAGGCGTTCGCCGCCTTCGGTTCCGACCTGGACGCCGCGTCGAAGTCGCAGCTGGAGCGCGGTCAGCGCATGGTCGAGCTGCTGAAGCAGGACCAGTACCAGCCGATGTCCACCGAGGACCAGGTCGTCTCCGTCTGGGCCGGCACCACCGGCAAGATGGACGAGGTGCCGGTCGCCGACATCCGCCGCTTCGAGAAGGAGCTCCTGGAGTACCTGCACCGCAAGGAGCAGGGCCTCATGACCTCCATCCGCGAGGGCGGCAAGATGTCCGACGACACCCTGCAGGCCATCGCCGAGGCGATCACGGCGTTCAAGAAGCAGTTCGAGACATCGGACGGCAAGCTGCTCGGCGAGGACGCCCCGTCCGCCGCCAAGTGA
- a CDS encoding F0F1 ATP synthase subunit gamma — translation MGAQLRVYKRRIRSVTATKKITKAMEMIAASRVVKAQRKVAASTPYAQELTRAVTAVGTGSNTKHPLTTEADTPTRAAVLLLTSDRGLAGAFNSNAIKAAEQLTERLEREGKQVDAFIVGRRGLAHYNFRERKVAESFTGFTDEPSYADAKKVAAPLIEAIEKETAEGGVDELHIVYTEFVSMMTQTAIDSRLLPLRLEEVAQESTAKDEILPLFDFEPSAEDVLDALLPRYVESRIYNALLQSAASKHAATRRAMKSATDNAGELINTLSRLANAARQAEITQEISEIVGGASALADATAGSDK, via the coding sequence ATGGGAGCCCAGCTCCGGGTCTACAAGCGTCGCATCCGATCCGTCACCGCGACCAAGAAGATCACCAAGGCGATGGAGATGATCGCCGCCTCGCGCGTCGTCAAGGCGCAGCGCAAGGTGGCGGCCTCCACGCCGTACGCGCAGGAACTGACCCGCGCGGTCACGGCGGTCGGCACCGGGTCGAACACGAAGCACCCGCTGACCACGGAGGCGGACACCCCGACCCGTGCCGCGGTTCTGCTCCTCACGAGCGACCGCGGCCTGGCCGGCGCCTTCAACTCCAACGCCATCAAGGCGGCGGAGCAGCTGACCGAGCGCCTCGAGCGCGAGGGCAAGCAGGTCGACGCCTTCATCGTCGGCCGGCGCGGTCTCGCCCACTACAACTTCCGTGAGCGCAAGGTCGCGGAGTCGTTCACGGGCTTCACCGACGAGCCCTCGTACGCGGACGCCAAGAAGGTCGCGGCGCCGCTGATCGAGGCCATCGAGAAGGAGACGGCGGAGGGCGGCGTGGACGAGCTCCACATCGTCTACACCGAGTTCGTCTCGATGATGACGCAGACGGCGATCGACTCCCGGCTGCTTCCGCTGCGCCTCGAAGAGGTCGCGCAGGAGTCGACGGCGAAGGACGAGATCCTCCCGCTGTTCGACTTCGAGCCGTCGGCGGAGGACGTCCTCGACGCCCTGCTGCCGCGCTACGTCGAGAGCCGCATCTACAACGCGCTGCTGCAGTCGGCCGCTTCCAAGCACGCCGCCACGCGGCGCGCGATGAAGTCGGCCACCGACAACGCGGGTGAGCTGATCAACACGCTCTCCCGTCTTGCCAACGCGGCCCGCCAGGCCGAAATCACCCAGGAAATCAGCGAGATCGTCGGTGGCGCGAGCGCACTGGCCGACGCGACCGCGGGGAGTGACAAGTAA
- the atpD gene encoding F0F1 ATP synthase subunit beta: MTTTVEPTAASGVATGRVARVIGPVVDVEFPVDAMPEIYNALHVEVADPAQAGELKTLTLEVAQHLGDGLVRTISMQPTDGLVRQAQVTDTGSAISVPVGDFTKGKVFNTLGEVLNVDETYTGERWPIHRKAPNFDELESKTEMFETGVKVIDLLTPYVKGGKIGLFGGAGVGKTVLIQEMIYRVANNHDGVSVFAGVGERTREGNDLIDEMSESGVIDKTALVFGQMDEPPGTRLRVALAGLTMAEYFRDVQKQDVLFFIDNIFRFTQAGSEVSTLLGRMPSAVGYQPNLADEMGLLQERITSTRGHSITSMQAIYVPADDLTDPAPATTFAHLDATTVLSRPISEKGIYPAVDPLDSTSRILDPRYIAADHYQAAMRVKNILQKYKDLQDIIAILGIDELGEEDKLVVHRARRVERFLSQNTHVAKQFTGVDGSDVPLDESIAAFNSICDGEYDHFPEQAFFMCGGIEDLKKNAKELGVS, from the coding sequence ATGACCACCACTGTTGAGCCGACCGCTGCGTCGGGCGTGGCCACCGGCCGCGTCGCGCGGGTCATCGGCCCGGTCGTCGACGTGGAGTTCCCCGTCGACGCGATGCCGGAGATCTACAACGCCCTGCACGTCGAGGTCGCGGACCCGGCGCAGGCGGGCGAGCTGAAGACGCTGACCCTGGAGGTCGCCCAGCACCTGGGTGACGGCCTGGTCCGCACCATCTCCATGCAGCCCACCGACGGCCTGGTCCGCCAGGCCCAGGTCACCGACACGGGCTCGGCCATCTCCGTGCCCGTCGGCGACTTCACCAAGGGCAAGGTGTTCAACACCCTCGGTGAGGTGCTGAACGTCGACGAGACCTACACCGGTGAGCGCTGGCCGATCCACCGCAAGGCGCCGAACTTCGACGAGCTCGAGTCGAAGACCGAGATGTTCGAGACCGGCGTCAAGGTCATCGACCTGCTGACCCCGTACGTCAAGGGCGGCAAGATCGGCCTGTTCGGCGGCGCCGGCGTGGGCAAGACGGTGCTCATCCAGGAGATGATCTACCGCGTCGCCAACAACCACGACGGTGTCTCCGTGTTCGCCGGTGTCGGTGAGCGCACCCGTGAGGGCAACGACCTCATCGACGAGATGAGCGAGTCCGGCGTCATCGACAAGACCGCGCTGGTCTTCGGTCAGATGGACGAGCCGCCGGGCACCCGTCTGCGCGTCGCGCTGGCCGGCCTGACCATGGCCGAGTACTTCCGCGACGTCCAGAAGCAGGACGTGCTGTTCTTCATCGACAACATCTTCCGCTTCACCCAGGCGGGCTCCGAGGTGTCGACCCTGCTCGGCCGCATGCCCTCCGCGGTGGGCTACCAGCCGAACCTGGCCGACGAGATGGGTCTCCTCCAGGAGCGCATCACCTCGACCCGTGGTCACTCGATCACCTCGATGCAGGCGATCTACGTCCCCGCGGACGACCTGACCGACCCGGCCCCGGCCACCACCTTCGCCCACCTCGACGCGACGACGGTGCTCTCCCGTCCGATCTCGGAGAAGGGCATCTACCCGGCCGTGGACCCGCTGGACTCGACGTCCCGCATCCTCGACCCGCGGTACATCGCGGCGGACCACTACCAGGCCGCGATGCGCGTGAAGAACATCCTGCAGAAGTACAAGGACCTGCAGGACATCATCGCGATCCTCGGTATCGACGAGCTCGGCGAGGAGGACAAGCTCGTCGTCCACCGTGCCCGTCGCGTGGAGCGCTTCCTGTCCCAGAACACCCACGTCGCCAAGCAGTTCACCGGCGTGGACGGTTCGGACGTGCCGCTGGACGAGTCGATCGCCGCGTTCAACTCGATCTGCGACGGTGAGTACGACCACTTCCCGGAGCAGGCGTTCTTCATGTGCGGTGGCATCGAGGACCTGAAGAAGAACGCGAAGGAGCTGGGCGTCTCCTGA